In Lodderomyces elongisporus chromosome 1, complete sequence, a genomic segment contains:
- the TAD3 gene encoding tRNA-specific adenosine deaminase subunit tad3, which translates to MTTKTNRTSSISNTKNLDKSHVDIQNGILYNVLKQIRHLGNNTDPEQPNLIPVWACTVDPRQTKNLLTVFKTHYNDESNESLKHVKRMTKINESDIQAIICPFSSLDEKEVIIEKFSDAVEVKSFDIINIPQRGAMTKEKSLQWSKIWPMVWRGNPNHQFLKTTTFDIEQEQLMITKLLDTLSTIKSSRDASVTIMARDIGNNKLEIQTIAINDGDSRPTKHSVMQAIDQIAKEELGKREKDEEDFNGDEKRIERERGYLCTNMIVYTTHEPCVMCSMALVHSRIVRCTYLKPVANGGGMESSYYLGDRDGLNWKFNIWRWLGEQELQKLQLLTGESKRTEY; encoded by the coding sequence ATGACAACGAAAACCAATAGGACAAGTAGCATTAgcaatacaaaaaacttggaTAAAAGTCACGTTGATATCCAAAATGGTATTTTGTACAATGTTCTCAAGCAAATACGCCATTTGGGCAACAATACGGACCCTGAACAACCAAACCTTATACCCGTATGGGCATGCACTGTTGATCCGCgacaaacaaagaatttACTAACGGTATTTAAAACTCATTATAACGATGAGCTGAATGAATCACTAAAGCATGTGAAACGAATGACAAAGATTAATGAACTGGATATTCAAGCTATAATATGTCCCTTTTCATCATTGgacgaaaaagaagtaatCATTGAAAAGTTTAGCGATGCAGTTGAGGTGAAATCCTTTGACATCATTAATATCCCGCAAAGAGGAGCAATGACAAAGGAGAAAAGTCTACAGTGGTCCAAAATATGGCCAATGGTATGGCGAGGCAACCCAAATCACcagtttttgaaaacaaccACATTTGACATTGAGCAAGAACAATTGATGATTACAAAATTGCTTGATACATTGTCCACCATAAAGCTGAGTCGAGATGCACTGGTTACTATCATGGCAAGAGATATAGGCAATAACAAACTCGAAATTCAAACAATTGCAATCAATGATGGCGATCTGCGACCCACAAAGCATAGTGTTATGCAGGCTATTGATCAAATAGCCAAAGAAGAACTTGGTAAACGAGAAAAAGATGAGGAGGATTTTAATGGTGACGAGAAGAGGATAGAACGAGAAAGGGGCTATTTGTGCACCAATATGATTGTATACACCACTCACGAGCCATGTGTGATGTGCAGCATGGCTCTAGTTCATTCAAGAATCGTACGATGCACCTATTTAAAACCCGTGGCAAATGGTGGCGGAATGGAAAGTAGCTACTATTTGGGTGATCGCGATGGTTTAAATTGGAAGTTCAATATTTGGAGATGGCTTGGTGAACAAGAGTTGCAAAAACTTCAGTTGTTAACTGGAGAGAGTAAAAGAACAGAGTATTGA
- the SFH1 gene encoding Chromatin structure remodeling complex protein sfh1: MTSYEQSSFQIQGLASSISKRLASETNSLLVTIVPTGRQAKRHAQQINYAEDYGDDFEFESTPGEFSYAESNGYRSRNYMEAKTQVDVQKIGPARPTPRIKSLDNDVLSNSNASTITAQSCKPEVLVPIKLSLESSNANHKINDIFMWNLNESLITPSDFAEILCNDLELPNSMGQQITDSITQQLEEYSYASNLTIQSKDPCNVIIDLSVNLNKQLYQDRIEWDLNQNQVTPEQFAEIVVADLGLSLEFKLAISHALHEIIIRVKKEIVDGSFNNEIHNLHLVKGIIFEQGLRIFTENSISNGNDKWEPSVEILSASEIERRENERIRNLRRLKRESMRREFDENPNKKRHVGRPRKEEAPDWK; this comes from the coding sequence ATGACCTCGTACGAACAATCATCGTTTCAGATTCAAGGTTTGGCCTCGAGTATATCCAAGAGGCTAGCCAGTGAAACCAATTCATTACTCGTGACTATAGTACCGACTGGTAGACAAGCTAAACGACACGCACAACAAATCAATTATGCTGAAGACTATGGTGATgattttgagtttgaatCTACACCTGGGGAGTTTTCTTATGCGGAGTCTAATGGGTACCGCAGTCGAAATTACATGGAGGCAAAGACTCAGGTGGATGTACAAAAAATTGGACCAGCAAGACCTACCCCAAGGATAAAGCTGCTCGACAATGATGTTTTAAGTAATAGCAACGCCAGCACCATCACGGCACAATCGTGTAAGCCGGAAGTGTTGGTCCCAATCAAGCTCAGTTTGGAAAGCTCAAATGCCAACCACAAGATCAATGACATATTCATGTGGAATTTGAATGAGTCGCTTATAACACCATCTGATTTTGCAGAAATATTATGTAATGACTTGGAATTACCCAATTCTATGGGCCAGCAGATTACTGATTCCATTACTCAGCAACTCGAGGAGTATTCATATGCATCGAACTTGACAATTCAAAGCAAAGATCCATGCAATGTTATCATTGACTTGTCAGTGAACCTCAATAAGCAACTATATCAAGATAGAATTGAGTGGGACTTGAACCAAAACCAAGTGACGCCAGAACAATTTGCAgagattgttgttgctgatcTCGGACTTTCTTTGGAGTTTAAACTTGCAATATCGCATGCACTTCACGAAATTATCATCCGGgtcaagaaagaaatagtAGATGGGTCATTTAATAACGAGATTCACAATCTACATTTGGTGAAGGGAATCATATTTGAACAGGGATTAAGAATTTTCACAGAGAATAGTATATCAAATGGAAATGATAAATGGGAACCTTCGGTTGAGATATTAAGCGCAAGCGAAATAGAACGGAGAGAAAACGAGCGTATTAGGAACTTGAGAAgattaaaaagagaaagtatGAGACGAGAATTCGATGAGAATccaaataagaaaagacaCGTTGGGAGACCtaggaaagaagaagctcCGGATTGGAAGTAG
- the EST2 gene encoding Telomerase reverse transcriptase has protein sequence MERNVKTNRNKHTSLSSSNSTSTPNFTTLDSFVSKFHPIDDELPSFREFLKSVRIYPLPPQQRHYVPLKLKYRKDYKKYLRLITITLLRSSSNSNVFINGVPGIAKRGSRRFKEAGSVVGNGPKERVNGWGGCTETLTKASFFTMGEMLDYNWYKVFQLLGSMRMSELIINWKGFVKKNPISTLTATSGEFNAEFNADFNKVGEYVQIFGDGLTYIKKPAVLDSKSIFKSDVMNRNGRNLRFRHHRLIQSTADELLVEIFQANVKSRRYKRVKHVLESIIQNDVRCRYDILYRNLLIDRKEIDMSDISSNASELKDVVRFIFVILGKLFNLECWGGLENKKIIRKNIIRYLKLESISKMHIHDVCTGLQLVDFVWFGKNGKNGERSIHSKQDFEIRFQMMQRYMHWVFEHLVKKIIRNFFYVTESTQGEVLYFPRYIWHKIYNLWLEQYARENFIPTQLTGMEKYNYGRIKLIPKRNTFRVICVPAKRSVSSLGVKLDEKHREKQEIEFNVFRANDLRPVRLVLLKKLNEKRQMDISYTTTAISNQQVADKILKFRSELLDKFGAIPPLYVVKFDMKECYDRINQKQLLSKILDLFSNDAFGTKYYFRSHVKLNSNSQIKSVKHVVETDFSQFDLFTGGVKHKDSKESSMVIDKGKTIYLTRKNVLYHCVQQIFGAKCVIQDSQSGEMQWFRRRRGVFQGFCLSSIFCDIIYGALVAQEFRFLWESKDKMGKERLKGSFMLTRLVDDFLFISSSVDMYKQVVGVVQEEKSGNLRKYGAYVNHAKTVVVDDENRAETKTVQFVGLDIDIETLKFHKDYATAFGSGSGSGGGSGSGGGIVTSHYRTFQALLSYLKRSYTLRLYSYILKTECNDLFESVKCNVNNLLEFILEIFKKSYQRVVQLDEFKMEKFIVFLSSLLDNTISKFVEANACADSVGWSVDWSMDGSVEELFESMQYCMLHVFKNSGSQFEDVVCWLHEFDNV, from the coding sequence ATGGAGAGAAACGTTAAAACAAATAGGAACAAACACACGTCTTTATCTTCATCTAATTCGACACTGACACCGAATTTTACAACACTAgactcttttgtttccaagTTCCACCCTATAGATGACGAACTTCCCTCATTTCGCGAGTTTCTCAAATCTGTAAGAATATACCCACTCCCCCCACAACAACGACACTATGTTCCTTTGAAACTCAAGTATCGGAAGGACTATAAAAAGTATTTACGATtgataacaataacattACTACGGTCGCTGTCAAACAGTAATGTATTTATCAATGGTGTGCCTGGTATTGCTAAACGTGGAAGTCGTCGATTTAAGGAAGCTGGCAGTGTAGTAGGAAATGGACCTAAAGAAAGGGTTAATGGTTGGGGCGGGTGTACGGAAACATTGACTAAAGCTAGTTTTTTCACTATGGGCGAGATGCTTGATTATAATTGGTACAAAGTTTTCCAATTGCTTGGTTCAATGAGGATGTCTGAATTGATAATCAACTGGAAAGGgtttgtgaaaaaaaatcccATTTCTACTTTAACCGCCACCAGTGGTGAATTCAATGCTGAATTCAATGCTGATTTCAATAAAGTTGGAGAATATGTGCAAATTTTTGGTGATGGTTTAACTTACATAAAAAAACCAGCTGTATTAGATAGCAAACTGATTTTCAAATCTGATGTGATGAATCGAAATGGGAGGAATTTACGATTCCGACACCATAGATTGATTCAGCTGACTGCAGATGAGTTACTAGTGGAGATATTTCAAGCTAATGTTAAATCAAGAAGATATAAACGAGTGAAACATGTTTTAGAAAGCATCATACAGAATGATGTGCGGTGTCGCTACGATATATTGTACCGTAATTTACTAATTGATCGAAAGGAGATTGATATGTCCGATATACTGAGCAATGCCAGTGAGTTGAAAGATGTAGTGAGGTTTATATTTGTGATATTGGGTAAGCTTTTTAATTTAGAATGTTGGGGTGgtttggaaaacaaaaaaatcataCGCAAAAATATCATTAGGTATCTCAAATTAGAATCTATTTCCAAGATGCATATTCATGACGTATGTACAGGTTTGCAGTTGGTGGATTTTGTATGGTTTGGAAAGAATGGCAAGAATGGTGAGAGAAGCATACATTCAAAACAAGATTTTGAGATACGTTTCCAAATGATGCAGCGATATATGCATTGGGTCTTTGAACATTTGGTTAAGAAGATTATtcgaaattttttttacgtTACAGAGTCGACTCAAGGTGAAGTTTTATATTTTCCCCGGTATATATGGCACAAGATCTATAATCTTTGGCTTGAGCAATATGCACGAGAGAATTTCATTCCGACCCAGTTGACTGGGATGGAGAAGTATAACTATGGGCGTATAAAGTTGATTCCGAAACGCAATACGTTTAGGGTTATTTGTGTTCCAGCCAAACGTAGTGTTTCCAGCTTGGGTGTCAAGTTGGATGAAAAGCATCGTGAAAAGCAGGAGATTGAGTTTAATGTTTTTCGAGCAAATGATTTGAGGCCGGTGAGGcttgttcttttgaaaaaattaaatgaGAAGAGGCAAATGGATATCAGCTACACAACTACTGCAATTTCTAACCAACAAGTTGCCGACAAAATATTAAAGTTTCGGAGTGAGTTGCTCGATAAATTTGGCGCAATTCCTCCGTTGTATGTGGTAAAATTTGATATGAAGGAGTGTTATGATCGGATCAATCAAAAGCAGTTATTGAGCAAGATTTTGGATTTGTTTTCGAATGATGCGTTTGGTACAAAGTATTATTTTAGGTCGCATGTCAAGCTTAATCTGAATCTGCAAATCAAGTCGGTCAAGCATGTTGTTGAAACTGATTTTTCGcaatttgatttatttACTGGAGGTGTCAAGCACAAAGATCTGAAGGAGCTGCTGATGGTAATTGATAAGGGCAAGACGATATATCTTACGCGCAAAAATGTGCTTTATCATTGTGTGCAGCAAATTTTTGGTGCCAAGTGTGTTATACAGGATCTGCAGAGTGGTGAGATGCAATGGTTTAGAAGACGACGTGGTGTTTTCCAAGGCTTTTGTCTTCTGAGTATATTCTGTGACATAATCTATGGAGCGTTAGTTGCCCAAGAGTTTAGGTTCTTGTGGGAGAGTAAGGACAAGatgggaaaagaaaggttGAAAGGGCTGTTTATGTTGACTAGacttgttgatgattttttgtttatatcTCTGAGTGTTGATATGTATAAGCAAGTGGTTGGTGTTgttcaagaagaaaaaagtggGAATTTGCGCAAGTATGGTGCTTATGTTAATCATGCAAAGACagtagttgttgatgatgagaaTAGAGCAGAGACCAAAACAGTACAATTTGTTGGTCttgatattgatattgaGACATTGAAATTTCACAAGGATTACGCAACTGCTTTtggttctggttctggttctggtggtggttctggttctggtggtggtatAGTTACCAGTCACTATAGAACGTTTCAAGCATTGTTAAGTTATTTGAAGAGGTCATATACGTTGCGACTCTATAGTTACATATTGAAAACAGAGTGCAATGACTTGTTTGAGTCTGTGAAATGCAATGTGAATAATTTGTTGGAGTTTATCTTGGAGATATTCAAAAAGAGTTATCAGAGAGTAGTTCAACTAGACGAGTTCAAGATGGAAAAGtttattgtatttttgTCGCTGTTGTTGGATAATACAATTAGCAAATTTGTTGAGGCTAATGCTTGTGCAGATTCAGTGGGCTGGTCAGTGGACTGGTCAATGGACGGGTCAGTGGAAGAGCTATTTGAGAGTATGCAGTACTGTATGCTCCATGTATTTAAGAATAGTGGGCTGCAGTTTGAGGATGTGGTTTGTTGGTTACATGAATTTGACAACGTTTGA